One Paraburkholderia sp. HP33-1 genomic region harbors:
- a CDS encoding NAD-dependent epimerase/dehydratase family protein yields MRVLVTGATGLIGGAVARRLMAGGHEVVGLARSEMSASKLTGEGFAVTQGDLADSASVASAARAVDAVIHAASPNDQNTAAYDKAATRSIIEALRGTGKRFVYTSGCLIYGSTGDTPATEDSPLNPVELVRWRQELEDEVLAAATAGVHPSVIRPGWVYGNWGGATMMMYGTAKEYGVARFVGDGRNRWSTVHADDLADLYAFSLERAPVSSVFNGVHGTATPLIEIARAASEAAGAEGRVEAWPLDEARQSLGAFADAITCDQVVSGEKAKRELDWRPSRRSIVEELRSYASAAA; encoded by the coding sequence ATGCGTGTATTGGTGACGGGAGCAACGGGGTTGATCGGGGGAGCTGTAGCGCGTCGCTTGATGGCGGGCGGCCATGAGGTCGTGGGACTCGCCCGTTCGGAAATGAGTGCGAGCAAGCTGACCGGCGAGGGCTTTGCGGTGACGCAAGGCGACCTTGCCGACTCGGCGAGCGTCGCTTCTGCCGCTCGTGCCGTTGACGCGGTTATACATGCCGCCTCGCCGAACGACCAGAATACGGCAGCTTATGACAAAGCTGCGACGCGCTCGATCATCGAAGCGCTGCGCGGTACGGGCAAGCGTTTCGTCTATACAAGCGGTTGTCTAATCTACGGATCAACCGGCGATACCCCCGCAACTGAAGATAGCCCGCTGAATCCAGTCGAGCTCGTGCGCTGGCGCCAGGAGCTTGAGGACGAGGTCCTCGCGGCTGCGACCGCCGGTGTTCACCCGAGCGTAATCCGGCCAGGCTGGGTTTACGGCAACTGGGGTGGCGCCACAATGATGATGTACGGCACGGCCAAGGAATACGGCGTGGCGCGCTTCGTCGGTGACGGGCGAAACCGCTGGTCGACGGTGCACGCTGACGACCTCGCTGACCTCTACGCGTTCTCGCTTGAACGGGCGCCGGTTAGCTCAGTCTTCAACGGCGTTCACGGAACGGCGACACCACTTATCGAAATCGCGCGCGCGGCGAGCGAGGCCGCCGGCGCCGAGGGACGCGTAGAGGCATGGCCGCTCGACGAGGCGCGGCAGTCGCTCGGGGCATTCGCCGACGCGATTACCTGCGATCAGGTCGTCTCCGGGGAAAAGGCAAAACGCGAGCTTGATTGGCGTCCGTCGCGACGCTCGATCGTCGAGGAGTTGCGTTCCTACGCGTCGGCGGCCGCCTAA
- a CDS encoding DoxX family protein produces MLHTFSIWLLVVAFFGAGLFNAIGTPATQDNFVRWGYPRWWQRATGMLEMTNAVLIAVPVTRGLGLIFGAVIIAAAVLTVLRHREFSHLAPLSVFLVMLTLAGITL; encoded by the coding sequence ATGCTACATACGTTCTCGATCTGGCTTCTCGTTGTCGCTTTTTTCGGTGCGGGGCTGTTCAACGCGATCGGCACGCCCGCCACACAGGACAACTTTGTCCGCTGGGGGTATCCACGATGGTGGCAGCGTGCCACCGGTATGCTGGAGATGACGAATGCCGTCTTGATCGCAGTTCCCGTCACCCGTGGGTTGGGCCTGATCTTTGGTGCCGTCATCATCGCCGCAGCGGTTTTGACCGTCTTGCGTCACCGGGAGTTTTCCCACCTTGCTCCGCTCAGCGTCTTCCTGGTTATGCTCACACTGGCGGGAATCACATTGTAG
- a CDS encoding YunG family protein — MPQEAQTPAVSKTFATPIELYRALARVWSTDTSSPIHVWSATNPALNHCSVTALIAQDYFGGEILTTHTSGGTHFYNLIEGKRWDLTISQFAEPIPFDDTRSSREAAFADTSRQKYEMLKSRLAESLLK; from the coding sequence ATGCCACAGGAAGCACAGACCCCCGCCGTATCGAAGACCTTTGCCACGCCTATCGAACTGTATCGTGCCCTTGCACGCGTGTGGTCCACCGATACGTCGAGTCCCATTCACGTGTGGTCGGCAACGAATCCGGCGCTGAACCATTGCAGCGTCACGGCGTTGATCGCTCAGGATTACTTCGGTGGAGAAATTCTGACGACGCACACGTCGGGCGGCACGCACTTCTACAACCTGATCGAGGGCAAGCGATGGGATCTGACAATCAGCCAGTTTGCCGAGCCGATTCCGTTCGACGATACTCGGTCAAGTCGTGAGGCGGCCTTTGCGGATACGTCGCGGCAGAAATACGAAATGCTGAAATCGCGGCTCGCGGAAAGCCTGCTGAAATAG
- a CDS encoding arabinofuranosidase catalytic domain-containing protein, with protein sequence MMSRRIGLVAVWLVMAVGLAACNGDNSGASTAPIANAATSNSAVSNSASQSNSNASVDNSGATTIALPCDAAATANTPCSAAHSVTRLLTKNYNGPLFQIRRASDNTTLDVYPYTNSTLKGGDRSLVGSANVQSTQSFCNNTTCSVTYIYDQIDLVAPLKGGAFGNVPATLALNQDGTESLSVQNGGKTTTVPVLNGFATITLPGTAGTLTVQLQQPPTALTTQAPTQQLTIGNDLPALPGTPATLAFVTTNGVQIPALGTLAGQAYRNRFGTVNQSIGDSEIAEYMVAGAHYSQSSTCCGTYGNMENSANPSTYSHGEVQGEMFALAFSNGNAAVFGYCDGDSIQPSNVKDPVCNALDTNWPGVDAEAGVYLYGPQQPANEKFVTVLSKYSPVTASNLFVVKGGAASQSVLTSLYDQAPPEALNFGNDAGHAFNGQWQGGLSLGEGGDGSAAPIQFFEGAIITKATSHTTDNAIQSSIAGFYGPPSNAAASTCYANNLIDSPLSLATPDAWSQSNGGTAVPATDTSGVNRGAATVTSTNGSSVSNIHEVIRVQGGQSYTFTDYVLATTNATVFPGGSIQTDDPSGTEFGWVLNTNTGAIVRGTWGAGQATALSAVKSGNWWKVTMTLTAPAGSNNAQVFIDPPTSNSAGVRSQQAAYLSATHYCPSLAILSGAKS encoded by the coding sequence ATGATGTCCAGAAGAATTGGATTAGTGGCGGTCTGGCTGGTGATGGCCGTCGGACTCGCCGCGTGCAATGGCGACAATAGCGGCGCGTCGACAGCGCCGATTGCGAATGCGGCCACCTCGAACTCAGCAGTGTCCAATAGCGCGTCGCAATCGAATTCCAATGCGTCGGTGGACAACAGCGGGGCGACCACCATTGCGCTACCTTGCGACGCCGCCGCCACGGCCAACACGCCCTGCTCCGCGGCGCACAGCGTGACCCGTCTACTGACGAAGAACTACAACGGCCCACTGTTCCAGATCCGACGCGCGTCCGATAACACGACGCTCGACGTCTATCCGTACACCAACAGCACGCTAAAGGGCGGCGACCGCTCGCTGGTCGGCTCCGCGAATGTGCAGAGCACGCAATCCTTCTGCAACAACACGACCTGCTCCGTCACCTACATCTACGACCAGATCGATCTGGTCGCGCCATTGAAGGGCGGCGCATTCGGCAACGTACCGGCGACACTCGCACTCAACCAGGACGGCACGGAATCACTGAGCGTACAGAACGGCGGCAAAACAACCACCGTGCCGGTCCTCAATGGCTTCGCCACGATCACCCTGCCCGGCACCGCCGGCACCTTGACCGTGCAACTGCAGCAACCACCGACTGCATTGACCACGCAAGCGCCGACGCAGCAACTGACGATTGGCAACGACTTGCCCGCACTTCCCGGCACGCCGGCCACGCTCGCGTTCGTCACGACGAACGGCGTGCAGATTCCGGCGCTCGGCACGTTGGCCGGCCAGGCCTATCGCAATCGCTTCGGCACGGTGAACCAGTCGATCGGCGATAGCGAAATCGCGGAGTACATGGTGGCCGGGGCGCACTACAGCCAATCGTCGACCTGCTGCGGCACCTACGGCAACATGGAAAACAGCGCGAATCCCAGCACCTATTCGCACGGCGAAGTGCAAGGCGAAATGTTCGCGCTCGCGTTCTCGAACGGCAACGCGGCCGTGTTCGGCTATTGCGACGGCGACTCCATCCAGCCGTCGAACGTCAAGGACCCGGTCTGCAATGCGCTCGATACCAACTGGCCGGGCGTCGATGCGGAAGCCGGCGTCTATCTGTACGGCCCGCAGCAGCCGGCGAACGAGAAGTTCGTCACGGTCCTGTCGAAGTACTCGCCCGTCACCGCCTCGAATCTCTTCGTGGTCAAAGGCGGGGCCGCTTCGCAAAGCGTGCTGACGTCGCTATACGATCAGGCGCCGCCTGAAGCGCTGAACTTCGGCAACGACGCGGGCCATGCGTTCAACGGCCAATGGCAGGGTGGTCTGTCGCTCGGCGAAGGCGGCGACGGCAGCGCCGCGCCGATTCAGTTCTTCGAAGGCGCGATCATCACGAAGGCAACGTCCCATACGACCGACAACGCGATCCAATCGAGCATCGCGGGCTTCTACGGCCCGCCGTCCAACGCGGCCGCGTCGACCTGCTACGCGAACAACCTGATCGACTCGCCGCTCAGTCTCGCCACGCCCGATGCATGGTCGCAATCGAACGGCGGCACCGCCGTGCCCGCCACAGACACCTCCGGCGTGAATCGCGGCGCGGCGACGGTCACGAGCACGAACGGTTCGTCCGTGTCGAACATCCACGAAGTGATCCGCGTGCAAGGCGGCCAGTCGTACACGTTCACCGACTACGTGCTCGCCACCACCAACGCGACGGTGTTCCCCGGCGGCTCGATCCAGACCGACGATCCGAGCGGCACCGAGTTCGGCTGGGTGCTGAACACGAATACCGGCGCGATCGTGCGCGGTACGTGGGGCGCGGGACAGGCGACGGCGCTGAGCGCGGTGAAATCCGGCAACTGGTGGAAAGTGACGATGACGCTGACGGCTCCGGCAGGATCGAACAATGCGCAGGTGTTCATCGATCCGCCCACGTCGAACAGCGCAGGCGTGCGCTCGCAGCAGGCCGCTTATCTGAGCGCAACGCATTACTGCCCGAGCCTCGCGATTCTGAGCGGCGCAAAGTCCTGA
- a CDS encoding tetratricopeptide repeat protein codes for MPYFFGIGLHVFVAIFFAVHAMRNNQGIYWLFILFAFPLLGSVVYFFAIYLPGLRHTRGARVATQAITQLVDPNRALREARANFDRAPTVQHRMRLGEALLAAGNPREALEHFQTAANGPFANDPALLLGLARSQFALGDSTAADATLAKLFSVNPQARNQGEPALLYARTLAALNAPGARAAFEQALTCANDVAPRCLFAEWLAAQPDDADRRRAGALYTEIVQDAKHWPRQTHEHNREWLQRAQAALASGAART; via the coding sequence ATGCCCTACTTCTTTGGAATTGGTCTTCACGTTTTTGTTGCGATCTTTTTCGCCGTTCACGCGATGCGCAATAACCAGGGCATCTACTGGCTCTTCATTCTGTTTGCTTTTCCGCTGCTCGGCAGCGTCGTGTACTTCTTCGCGATCTATCTGCCGGGCTTGCGCCATACGCGCGGCGCGCGCGTGGCCACGCAGGCGATTACCCAACTCGTCGATCCGAATCGCGCGCTGCGTGAAGCGCGCGCCAATTTCGACCGTGCGCCGACCGTGCAGCATCGGATGCGGCTCGGCGAAGCATTGCTCGCGGCCGGTAATCCACGCGAAGCGCTCGAACACTTCCAGACCGCGGCGAACGGCCCGTTCGCGAACGATCCCGCGCTGCTGCTCGGTCTCGCGCGCTCGCAGTTCGCGCTCGGCGACTCCACGGCCGCCGACGCGACCTTGGCGAAGCTGTTCTCGGTCAATCCGCAGGCGCGCAATCAGGGCGAGCCGGCCCTGCTCTATGCGCGCACGCTGGCCGCGCTGAACGCGCCCGGCGCACGCGCGGCATTCGAACAGGCGCTGACCTGCGCGAACGACGTCGCGCCGCGCTGCCTGTTCGCCGAGTGGCTCGCCGCGCAGCCGGACGATGCCGACCGACGCCGCGCCGGCGCCCTCTATACGGAAATCGTTCAGGATGCCAAACATTGGCCGCGTCAGACGCACGAACACAATCGCGAGTGGCTGCAGCGTGCGCAGGCCGCGTTGGCGTCGGGCGCGGCACGGACGTAA
- a CDS encoding ferredoxin reductase family protein: MQSQDLARKAIWSAIYLLFILAPLFALLAGTLPPASNFGTEFSVALGYSGLAMMGLQFGLTARFRHVTEPWGEDVIYHFHRRVSLLAVSLVVVHPLILFAIRSEKLAMPDSLLDVPWGAWFAFLSIGAVIVLVITALWRKQLKIPYELWHLSHIGLALVAIFGGVLHMIGWGFYLTDPLKRTLWICMTIFWIALLLYVRLFKPLFMLRRPYRITEVRAERGDTTTLVMQPDGHAGFRFKPGQFGWLNVWGSPFRITGHPFSFSSSAENANGRVEMTIRNLGDFTSTVKTLEAGQRVYLDGPYGAFTIGHPTDMHVLIAGGIGITPMMSMIRTLADRGDQRPLVLLYGGKTWDSLTFREELDAHKTRLDLRIVYVLSDPPEGWSGETGRIDAAMFRRHLPPEFADHEYFICGPDPMMDAIETALAEMKVPRIRYHSERYSFV, encoded by the coding sequence ATGCAGTCTCAAGATCTCGCGCGCAAGGCAATCTGGTCGGCCATCTACCTGCTGTTCATTCTCGCGCCGCTGTTCGCGCTGCTGGCCGGCACGCTGCCGCCCGCGAGCAACTTCGGCACCGAGTTCTCGGTGGCGCTCGGCTACTCCGGCCTCGCGATGATGGGCCTGCAATTCGGCCTCACCGCGCGTTTTCGCCATGTGACCGAGCCATGGGGCGAGGACGTCATCTACCATTTCCATCGACGTGTGTCGCTGCTCGCTGTCAGCCTCGTCGTCGTGCATCCGCTGATCCTGTTCGCGATCCGCTCGGAAAAGCTCGCGATGCCCGATTCGCTGCTCGACGTGCCATGGGGCGCGTGGTTCGCGTTCCTGTCGATCGGCGCGGTCATCGTGCTGGTGATCACCGCGCTATGGCGCAAGCAACTGAAGATCCCTTACGAACTATGGCATCTGTCGCATATCGGGCTCGCGCTCGTTGCGATCTTCGGCGGCGTGCTGCATATGATCGGCTGGGGCTTCTATCTGACCGATCCGCTCAAGCGCACCCTGTGGATCTGCATGACGATCTTCTGGATCGCGCTGCTGCTGTATGTGCGCCTGTTCAAGCCGCTCTTCATGCTCAGGCGTCCCTACCGGATCACGGAAGTGCGCGCCGAACGCGGCGACACCACGACTCTCGTGATGCAGCCCGACGGCCACGCGGGCTTTCGCTTCAAGCCTGGCCAGTTCGGCTGGCTCAACGTGTGGGGCAGCCCATTCAGAATCACCGGACATCCGTTTTCGTTCTCGTCGAGCGCCGAGAACGCGAATGGCCGCGTCGAAATGACGATCCGCAATCTCGGCGATTTCACGAGCACGGTGAAGACGCTCGAGGCGGGCCAGCGCGTGTATCTGGACGGACCCTATGGCGCGTTCACGATCGGCCATCCGACCGACATGCATGTGCTGATCGCGGGCGGCATCGGCATTACGCCGATGATGAGCATGATCCGCACGCTCGCCGATCGCGGCGATCAACGTCCACTCGTGCTACTGTACGGCGGCAAGACGTGGGACTCGCTGACGTTCCGCGAGGAACTCGATGCGCACAAAACGCGGCTCGATCTGCGTATCGTCTATGTGCTGTCGGACCCGCCCGAAGGCTGGAGCGGCGAAACCGGGCGCATCGACGCCGCGATGTTCCGGCGTCATCTGCCGCCCGAATTTGCCGATCACGAGTACTTCATCTGCGGCCCGGACCCGATGATGGACGCGATCGAAACGGCGCTCGCCGAAATGAAGGTGCCGCGCATCCGCTACCATTCCGAGCGCTACAGCTTCGTCTAG
- the ctaD gene encoding cytochrome c oxidase subunit I, with product MSVPVEPPSQGINALRLHRQLAAIWDCGPGLKKLAAVNHTILGMRMMITSFVFFAIAGILGMLTRVQLATPHANFMDVETYNQVFTMHGSMMLFLFAIPIVESFAVYLTPKILGTRDFAFPRLTAYGYWCYLFGGTILTVSLILHSAPDGGWFMYTPLSSNVYTPGLNADVWLLGITFVEISALSLAMEIVVSILKIRAPGMSLDRMPIFAWYILVTAMMMIVAFPPLILGSILLEVERAFNLPFFDPTRGGDPLLWQHLFWLFGHPDVYIIFLPMAGVLSTMIPVFARRRLIGYRTIVVAIIALAFLSFGIWVHHMFTVGIPHLALAFFSAGSAIVAVPTAIQFFAWLATLSHGRPRWDVPMLYIFGFFFVFTCGGLTGVMLAIVPFDWQAHDTYFVVAHMHYVVAGALAFPMLAAFYYWLPLLTGRTAVHKLSVPAFWLVFIGFNMTFFMMHLTGLRGMPRRVFTYSGDEGWNWLNLLSSVGSFVMTIGFALVVIDIIVQLRFGRRVQRNPWDSTTLEWAIPIPPTPYAFASIPHIDAETENVPPGQLATSLARGEGYLGFTRNGWQEALGVHMTSGEPEQLIVLPNSTYLPLVTALVTGAAVLAMLFKFYLLSVALAFVTFGLFIYAGQSAGLARDYGALPVGRGVSVPPHTEVSGSPPWLSLVCALVANGTLFTSLIFGTFYLWIAAPNWPAAVTPHPSRLFALIAVVALAVAAAAAHGSLHAAAAERKPHGTIGLTAIALIVALAACVMLINGVTPNPREHALGATAAALLTYIAVHAGVGLLFLISNVLRVGAGFVSARRLTDLRLTRLWLDYTFATGVIALGLVLALPSLVAMLGARP from the coding sequence ATGAGTGTGCCCGTCGAGCCGCCATCACAGGGCATCAACGCGCTGCGGCTGCACCGCCAGCTTGCCGCGATCTGGGACTGCGGGCCGGGCCTGAAAAAGCTCGCCGCGGTCAACCATACGATCCTCGGCATGCGCATGATGATCACGTCGTTCGTGTTCTTCGCGATCGCCGGGATTCTCGGCATGCTCACGCGCGTACAGCTCGCGACGCCGCATGCGAACTTCATGGACGTGGAGACCTATAACCAGGTCTTCACGATGCATGGATCGATGATGCTGTTCCTGTTCGCGATCCCGATCGTCGAAAGCTTCGCGGTTTATCTGACGCCGAAGATTCTCGGCACGCGCGACTTCGCGTTTCCGCGCCTGACCGCCTACGGCTACTGGTGCTATCTGTTCGGCGGCACGATCCTGACCGTCTCGCTGATTCTGCACAGCGCGCCCGACGGCGGCTGGTTCATGTACACGCCGCTCAGCTCCAACGTGTACACGCCGGGGTTGAACGCCGACGTCTGGCTGCTCGGCATCACGTTCGTCGAGATTTCGGCGCTGTCGCTCGCGATGGAAATCGTCGTGTCGATCCTGAAGATCCGCGCGCCGGGCATGTCGCTCGACCGCATGCCGATCTTCGCGTGGTACATCCTCGTGACCGCGATGATGATGATCGTCGCGTTTCCGCCGCTGATTCTCGGCTCGATCCTGCTCGAGGTGGAGCGCGCGTTCAACCTGCCGTTCTTCGATCCGACACGCGGCGGCGATCCGCTGCTGTGGCAGCATCTGTTCTGGCTGTTCGGACACCCGGACGTGTACATCATCTTCCTGCCGATGGCCGGCGTGTTGTCGACGATGATCCCGGTGTTCGCGCGACGCCGGCTCATCGGCTATCGCACGATCGTCGTCGCGATCATCGCCCTCGCGTTCCTGAGCTTCGGCATCTGGGTGCACCACATGTTCACGGTGGGCATTCCGCATCTGGCGCTTGCGTTCTTCTCGGCGGGCTCGGCGATCGTCGCGGTGCCCACCGCGATCCAGTTCTTCGCGTGGCTCGCCACGCTGTCGCACGGCCGGCCGCGCTGGGATGTACCGATGCTGTATATCTTCGGCTTCTTCTTCGTGTTCACGTGCGGTGGCCTGACCGGCGTGATGCTCGCGATCGTGCCGTTCGACTGGCAGGCCCACGACACCTACTTCGTCGTCGCGCACATGCACTACGTGGTGGCCGGCGCGCTCGCGTTTCCTATGCTCGCGGCGTTCTATTACTGGCTGCCGCTGCTGACCGGGCGCACGGCCGTGCACAAGCTGTCGGTGCCGGCGTTCTGGCTCGTGTTCATCGGCTTCAACATGACGTTCTTCATGATGCACCTGACCGGCCTGCGCGGCATGCCGCGGCGCGTCTTCACCTATAGCGGCGATGAAGGCTGGAACTGGCTCAATCTGCTGTCGTCGGTGGGCAGCTTCGTGATGACGATCGGCTTCGCTCTCGTCGTGATCGACATCATCGTGCAGTTGCGATTCGGCCGGCGCGTACAGCGAAATCCATGGGACTCGACCACGCTCGAATGGGCGATCCCGATCCCGCCCACCCCCTATGCGTTCGCGTCGATTCCGCACATCGATGCCGAAACCGAAAACGTCCCCCCGGGCCAGCTCGCAACCTCGCTCGCGCGCGGCGAAGGCTACCTCGGCTTCACGCGCAACGGCTGGCAGGAGGCGCTCGGCGTGCATATGACCTCGGGCGAGCCCGAACAGCTGATCGTGCTGCCGAACTCGACCTATCTGCCGCTCGTCACCGCATTGGTGACGGGTGCGGCGGTACTCGCGATGCTGTTCAAGTTCTATCTGCTGTCGGTCGCGTTAGCGTTCGTGACGTTTGGCCTGTTCATCTACGCGGGCCAGAGCGCGGGCCTTGCACGCGATTACGGCGCGCTGCCGGTCGGGCGCGGCGTCAGTGTGCCGCCGCATACCGAGGTGTCCGGCTCGCCGCCGTGGCTGTCGCTCGTCTGCGCGCTCGTCGCGAACGGCACGCTGTTCACGTCGCTGATCTTCGGCACGTTCTACCTGTGGATCGCTGCGCCGAACTGGCCGGCGGCGGTGACGCCGCATCCGAGCCGCCTGTTCGCGCTCATCGCGGTCGTCGCGCTCGCGGTCGCAGCGGCCGCCGCGCATGGCTCGCTGCACGCCGCCGCGGCGGAGCGCAAACCGCACGGCACGATCGGGCTGACTGCCATCGCATTGATCGTCGCGCTCGCCGCCTGCGTGATGCTGATCAACGGTGTGACACCGAACCCGCGCGAGCACGCGCTCGGCGCGACGGCCGCGGCGCTGCTCACGTATATCGCGGTTCACGCGGGCGTCGGGCTGCTGTTCCTGATCAGCAACGTGCTGCGTGTCGGCGCGGGCTTCGTTTCCGCGCGACGCCTGACCGATCTGCGCCTCACGCGACTGTGGCTCGACTACACGTTTGCGACGGGCGTCATCGCACTTGGACTCGTGCTTGCGCTGCCGAGCCTTGTCGCCATGCTGGGAGCCAGACCATGA
- the coxB gene encoding cytochrome c oxidase subunit II codes for MVQAGSLAALSGCAGPLSTLEPSGPAAASIAGLWWVMLAGAAILFAMVLVLFLMTVFRPGWGSQVSPARWIVLGGLVLPAVILIPLICYALYAGELLLPLRAHAPARIEAIGQQWRWTFRYPELGNVETENVLHLPAGTPVDITVTSMDVVHAFWIPRFGGKIDAVPGHHNLLRIEADQPGQYAGQCNQFCGTGHAQMHFTVIVDRPEDFPAAVKSAAANGEVKK; via the coding sequence GTGGTCCAAGCAGGATCGCTCGCGGCGTTGTCCGGCTGCGCCGGGCCGCTTTCGACACTCGAGCCGTCGGGCCCCGCCGCGGCGTCGATCGCCGGCCTGTGGTGGGTGATGCTGGCGGGCGCGGCGATCCTGTTCGCGATGGTGCTCGTGCTGTTCCTGATGACAGTCTTCCGGCCGGGCTGGGGCTCGCAGGTGTCGCCCGCGCGCTGGATCGTGCTCGGCGGTCTCGTGCTGCCCGCGGTGATCCTGATCCCGCTGATCTGCTACGCGCTGTACGCGGGCGAATTGCTGCTGCCGCTGCGCGCGCACGCGCCCGCGCGCATCGAGGCGATCGGGCAGCAATGGCGCTGGACCTTCCGCTATCCGGAGCTCGGCAACGTCGAAACCGAGAACGTGCTGCATCTGCCAGCCGGTACGCCGGTCGATATCACCGTGACCAGCATGGACGTCGTGCACGCTTTCTGGATTCCGCGCTTCGGGGGCAAGATCGACGCGGTGCCGGGCCACCACAACCTGCTGCGCATCGAGGCCGATCAGCCCGGCCAGTACGCCGGACAATGCAACCAGTTTTGCGGCACCGGACACGCGCAGATGCACTTCACCGTAATCGTCGATCGTCCGGAAGATTTTCCGGCCGCAGTCAAAAGCGCCGCCGCCAACGGGGAGGTGAAGAAATGA
- a CDS encoding DUF2231 domain-containing protein, translated as MANKGNPGTGTRSEVLLELSRLDKGSAVALVGHPIHVMMVHFPIAFVVATLGVDVIYWWTGDPFWVRAGLWAAGFAFWSGVAASVVGTAELLLVRGIRLKEASWSHAVAAMTLVALAGANWGVRLLYPDQILPHGLVLSALSSVMTGFAGWHGGKLVFDHGVGILVSPKE; from the coding sequence ATGGCTAACAAAGGCAATCCTGGAACCGGGACGCGAAGCGAGGTGTTGCTCGAATTGTCGCGGCTCGACAAGGGCTCGGCGGTGGCGCTCGTCGGCCATCCGATTCACGTGATGATGGTGCATTTCCCGATCGCGTTCGTCGTCGCGACGTTGGGCGTCGACGTGATCTACTGGTGGACTGGCGACCCGTTCTGGGTCCGCGCCGGCCTGTGGGCCGCCGGCTTCGCGTTCTGGAGCGGCGTGGCCGCGAGCGTGGTCGGCACAGCCGAGCTGCTGCTCGTGCGTGGCATCCGTCTGAAGGAGGCGAGCTGGTCGCATGCGGTCGCCGCGATGACCCTCGTTGCGCTCGCGGGTGCGAACTGGGGTGTGCGGCTTCTGTACCCCGACCAGATCCTGCCGCATGGGCTTGTTCTGTCGGCGCTCAGCTCCGTGATGACGGGCTTCGCCGGCTGGCATGGAGGCAAGCTCGTGTTCGATCATGGCGTGGGAATTCTCGTTTCGCCGAAGGAGTGA
- a CDS encoding CopD family protein gives MTTLLKFIHLAAIAIWSGGLIVLPYLFWQRRGLAAGTELDRLHRITRLVFVELTSPAAFVAIASGTVLIFLQATFVEWFTAKMVFVGIMAMLHVLAGLVLHELYLPDGRFSRISAIALTVAYLIVIVAIIWIVLAKPHIDSNLFVPHLFEPGGLGRWLHHSFGETRIPTP, from the coding sequence GTGACGACCCTTCTGAAATTCATTCATCTGGCCGCGATCGCGATATGGTCGGGCGGCCTGATCGTCTTGCCGTATCTGTTCTGGCAGCGTCGCGGGCTCGCGGCCGGCACCGAGCTCGATCGGCTGCACCGCATCACGCGGCTCGTGTTCGTCGAACTGACCTCGCCCGCCGCTTTCGTTGCGATTGCGAGCGGCACCGTGCTGATCTTTCTGCAAGCCACCTTCGTCGAATGGTTCACCGCGAAGATGGTGTTCGTCGGCATCATGGCGATGCTGCACGTGCTGGCCGGTCTCGTACTGCACGAGCTTTATCTGCCCGACGGCCGCTTCAGCCGGATCTCGGCGATTGCGCTGACCGTCGCTTATCTGATCGTTATCGTCGCGATCATCTGGATCGTGCTGGCCAAGCCGCACATCGACTCGAACCTGTTCGTCCCGCATCTGTTCGAGCCCGGCGGACTCGGCCGGTGGCTGCATCACTCCTTCGGCGAAACGAGAATTCCCACGCCATGA
- a CDS encoding cytochrome c oxidase assembly protein: MPYFPVAYCGPAAVPESLWLRWNTDPPLLLALAALAWIVASGRAANARAAWVAIVLMVIVFVSPLCALSSALFSARVTHHVILIAAVAPLLALAFPLPRLVHPPLVPVVASHAVIIWLWHAPGPYAWGLSTVPGYWVMQFTLLGSAWLMWRSIFSPLLPTGPALIALVATIGHMGLLGALIVFAPVPLYVVHFATTAAWGLTPLADQQLAGLLMWVLAMIPYLAAGLSLVWSSLRVREPAL, from the coding sequence ATGCCATATTTTCCCGTCGCCTACTGTGGTCCCGCGGCTGTCCCCGAGAGCTTGTGGCTTCGCTGGAATACGGATCCACCATTGCTCCTCGCGCTCGCGGCCCTCGCATGGATCGTGGCCAGCGGCCGCGCGGCGAATGCACGGGCGGCATGGGTGGCTATCGTGCTGATGGTTATCGTGTTCGTGTCGCCGCTCTGCGCGCTGTCGTCAGCGTTGTTTTCCGCACGCGTCACCCATCACGTCATTCTGATCGCTGCCGTCGCGCCGCTGCTCGCGCTCGCGTTTCCGCTGCCGCGCCTCGTGCATCCGCCGCTCGTGCCTGTAGTCGCCTCGCATGCGGTCATCATCTGGCTGTGGCATGCGCCGGGGCCGTATGCGTGGGGACTATCGACTGTGCCCGGCTACTGGGTGATGCAGTTCACATTGCTTGGCAGTGCCTGGCTCATGTGGCGCAGCATCTTCTCACCGCTTCTGCCGACCGGCCCGGCATTAATCGCGCTCGTCGCGACGATCGGCCATATGGGTCTGCTCGGCGCGTTGATCGTGTTCGCGCCGGTGCCGCTTTACGTCGTGCACTTCGCGACCACCGCCGCTTGGGGGCTCACCCCGCTCGCCGACCAGCAACTCGCCGGACTATTGATGTGGGTACTGGCGATGATCCCGTATCTCGCGGCAGGACTTTCGCTCGTCTGGTCAAGCCTGCGTGTCAGAGAGCCCGCGCTGTGA